Proteins from a genomic interval of Sulfurimonas sp. HSL3-2:
- a CDS encoding tetratricopeptide repeat protein, translating into MAAFFSYKVYQHVQNLEDNDQNDKPTPRSQNGFSPFDPEQLVKKADEAFMAGDLQKAFALLDEANVKDPSNPDILGKMGYISAQEERDNEAISYYQEALGIDKYNDTMHNALASLFRKIGDFPKAEEHYKKALEIDDEYDVTYFNYANLLVDMNQYDEALKMYEKALELNPELEEAKAEIQKIKDRV; encoded by the coding sequence ATGGCAGCATTTTTTTCATATAAAGTCTATCAGCATGTGCAAAATTTAGAAGACAACGATCAAAATGATAAACCGACTCCGCGTTCACAAAACGGTTTCTCTCCGTTTGATCCCGAACAGTTGGTGAAAAAAGCGGATGAGGCTTTTATGGCGGGTGACCTTCAAAAAGCTTTTGCACTTTTGGATGAAGCGAATGTAAAAGATCCGAGCAACCCTGACATCCTTGGAAAGATGGGATATATCTCGGCACAAGAGGAGAGAGATAATGAAGCGATCTCCTACTATCAAGAGGCTTTGGGCATTGATAAATATAATGATACAATGCATAACGCATTGGCTTCACTTTTTAGAAAGATCGGTGATTTTCCCAAGGCTGAAGAGCATTATAAAAAAGCTTTAGAGATTGATGATGAGTATGATGTCACATACTTTAATTATGCCAATCTTCTAGTAGATATGAACCAGTATGACGAAGCTTTAAAGATGTACGAAAAAGCGTTGGAGTTAAACCCTGAACTCGAAGAAGCAAAAGCAGAGATACAAAAGATCAAGGATAGAGTTTGA
- the rimM gene encoding ribosome maturation factor RimM (Essential for efficient processing of 16S rRNA), translating into MSNRSDKLLHIATIGKAVGLGGDMKLHIKSDFPEQFVKGAKFFISKNRTIELSKVDHDRSLIKIVGVNNPEDAKRFTNEKIYTTYEDTRKNIDLQEGQYFYFDIEDCQVYENGQLLGVVDEVDRIGATDYLTVITDISLVEKDLPKSFLIPYQDHFVISVDIDKKIIEVNGGLDILKAS; encoded by the coding sequence ATGTCGAACCGATCAGATAAACTCCTTCATATCGCCACTATAGGCAAGGCCGTTGGTCTTGGCGGCGATATGAAACTTCATATTAAAAGTGATTTCCCCGAACAATTCGTAAAAGGTGCAAAATTTTTTATAAGTAAAAATCGCACTATCGAACTCTCAAAAGTAGATCATGACCGTTCTCTTATAAAGATCGTCGGTGTCAATAATCCGGAAGACGCAAAACGTTTTACGAATGAAAAGATCTATACGACGTATGAAGACACAAGAAAAAATATAGACCTCCAAGAGGGTCAGTATTTTTACTTTGATATCGAAGATTGTCAAGTCTATGAAAATGGACAGCTTTTGGGTGTAGTGGATGAGGTCGATCGTATCGGTGCTACCGACTATCTGACAGTTATTACTGATATCTCGTTAGTAGAAAAAGATCTTCCGAAATCTTTTTTGATTCCCTACCAAGATCATTTTGTCATCTCGGTAGATATCGATAAAAAGATAATAGAAGTCAACGGCGGACTTGATATCTTAAAAGCATCATAA
- the rpsP gene encoding 30S ribosomal protein S16 gives MTTIRLTRMGRNKKPFYRIVVTDSRKRRDGGWIELIGHYNPMNEEKTLKFDAERLDYWLSVGAKMSDRVKKITGK, from the coding sequence ATGACAACAATTAGACTTACTCGTATGGGTCGTAACAAAAAACCATTTTACCGTATCGTGGTAACAGATTCTCGTAAACGTAGAGATGGTGGATGGATCGAACTAATCGGACACTACAATCCAATGAACGAAGAAAAAACATTGAAATTTGATGCTGAGCGTCTTGACTACTGGTTAAGCGTTGGTGCTAAAATGAGTGACCGCGTTAAAAAAATCACTGGTAAATAA
- a CDS encoding NYN domain-containing protein, whose protein sequence is MSSEQKKLAVLIDADNSQPKIIEGLLDEIANYGVASVKRIYGDWTDTKLKGWKNALLEHGIHPMQQFAYTTGKNATDSAMIIDAMDLLYAQNFDGFCIVSSDSDFTRLASRIRESGLTVYGFGEKKTPKSFMSACDKFIYTENLRNDEIEETGKPVKSKEIKDISKDIRLLAILRNAVDDTSDYTGWSYLGSVGQKIVNKIPEFDSRNYGFKKLVDLMQSTDMFEFKEESGFKTKAVYVRCKRTRSYA, encoded by the coding sequence TTGAGCAGTGAACAAAAAAAATTAGCCGTACTTATAGATGCAGATAACTCACAGCCCAAGATCATCGAAGGACTTCTTGACGAGATAGCAAACTACGGTGTCGCAAGTGTTAAGAGGATCTACGGTGACTGGACAGATACAAAACTCAAAGGATGGAAAAACGCACTTCTCGAACACGGTATCCATCCTATGCAGCAGTTTGCATACACAACGGGAAAAAATGCGACCGATTCTGCGATGATCATCGACGCGATGGACCTTTTGTATGCACAAAACTTCGACGGTTTTTGTATAGTCTCAAGCGACAGCGATTTTACACGTCTGGCGTCAAGGATCAGAGAGAGCGGACTTACTGTTTACGGATTCGGAGAGAAAAAGACACCCAAATCGTTTATGAGTGCGTGTGACAAGTTTATCTATACGGAGAACCTGAGAAATGACGAGATCGAAGAGACCGGAAAACCAGTAAAATCAAAAGAGATAAAAGATATATCAAAAGATATAAGACTTTTAGCGATCCTGCGTAATGCAGTCGATGACACATCTGATTATACGGGATGGTCTTATCTGGGTTCTGTAGGACAGAAGATCGTCAACAAGATACCTGAATTCGATTCCCGTAATTACGGCTTTAAAAAGCTTGTCGATCTGATGCAGAGCACCGATATGTTCGAGTTTAAAGAGGAGTCCGGCTTTAAGACAAAAGCGGTTTACGTAAGATGTAAACGTACAAGGAGTTATGCATGA
- a CDS encoding KH domain-containing protein, with translation MITNFVAEFARLIATYPNEIKVESKESDDLVEIVLYANQVDVGKLIGKEGKMIGAIKTVISGCKAKDGKSYRINVEPIR, from the coding sequence ATGATAACTAACTTCGTCGCTGAATTTGCCCGTTTAATAGCAACATATCCAAATGAGATTAAGGTGGAGTCAAAAGAGAGCGACGATTTAGTAGAGATCGTACTCTATGCCAATCAAGTAGACGTTGGTAAACTGATAGGTAAAGAGGGCAAGATGATCGGTGCGATCAAGACAGTGATCTCTGGCTGTAAAGCTAAAGATGGTAAGAGTTACCGTATAAATGTCGAACCGATCAGATAA
- a CDS encoding Nif3-like dinuclear metal center hexameric protein: protein MKTIDIYNFLDEISPFELQESWDNSGLLLGDLNEEVDKVYLSIDVDEKLIEEMDENSLLITHHPLIFGGIKQLQFNQYPAHLIRKMVQKNISNIAMHTNFDQTHLNEYVATKVLGLEIVKKEGFIAYMEVDEKFDDFAHKISEAFGLPHVKCVKAHERIKTVALTTGSGASLMRSIDADCFLTGDIKYHDAMEAKTINLSMIDIGHYESEQFFGKILATYLENLGLAVIISQSKNPFTYI, encoded by the coding sequence ATGAAAACGATAGATATCTATAACTTTTTAGATGAGATCTCACCCTTTGAACTACAGGAAAGCTGGGATAACTCGGGACTTCTTCTTGGTGATCTGAACGAAGAGGTAGACAAAGTATATCTCAGTATCGATGTGGATGAAAAACTGATAGAGGAGATGGATGAGAACTCTCTGCTTATTACGCATCATCCGCTTATTTTCGGCGGGATTAAACAACTTCAGTTCAATCAATATCCGGCACATCTCATAAGAAAGATGGTACAAAAAAATATCTCGAATATCGCTATGCATACAAATTTTGACCAGACACATCTAAATGAATATGTCGCGACAAAAGTACTCGGTTTGGAGATAGTAAAAAAAGAGGGTTTTATAGCTTATATGGAAGTTGATGAGAAATTTGATGATTTTGCACACAAAATCTCTGAAGCTTTCGGGTTGCCGCATGTAAAATGTGTAAAAGCTCATGAACGTATCAAAACCGTTGCACTTACAACCGGCTCGGGAGCTTCATTAATGCGCTCCATAGATGCTGACTGCTTTTTAACAGGTGACATAAAATATCATGATGCAATGGAAGCAAAAACCATAAATTTATCGATGATCGACATCGGTCATTATGAAAGTGAACAATTTTTTGGAAAAATTTTAGCAACATATTTGGAAAATTTAGGATTAGCGGTTATAATTTCACAATCAAAAAACCCTTTCACATATATATAG
- the waaA gene encoding lipid IV(A) 3-deoxy-D-manno-octulosonic acid transferase, whose product MRPFSFIYYILSVVLYILALPLLISLSFKQKYKESIPSRFFLFNNPRFKNSNGIWFHVCSLGESRALKPILDSIDKENVKITTITQTGQNEAKKYGVDLRYLPYEMFLPFWIKPQKMVVVLEAEFWYMLFAVVAARGGKVVLLNARISDKSVKKYMKMGWFYRRLLANVDKIFCQSEIDAFRFETLGAKDIEIVGNIKLAQKIESTKEYEKPDITTIVAASTHDGEEKVVLEGYKEYIKNNAAKLIVVPRHPERFEAVYKILVEFCNQNSLHVNRFSEDKSLSTEIVLVDMMGELNNIYKISDIAVLGGAFKEDVGGHNPLEPAHFGCKIITGKHFHDQKELFKYVHHVQYIENDELCNALEEAQNLPPSSVDEQIDLDRVIKYIES is encoded by the coding sequence TTGAGGCCATTTTCCTTCATCTATTATATCTTAAGCGTAGTGCTCTATATTCTGGCACTGCCGCTTTTGATATCTTTGTCTTTTAAACAAAAATACAAAGAGTCTATCCCATCACGTTTTTTTCTTTTTAACAATCCAAGATTTAAAAATAGTAACGGTATATGGTTTCATGTCTGTTCGCTTGGCGAAAGCAGAGCACTTAAACCGATTCTAGACAGTATCGACAAAGAGAATGTCAAGATAACCACCATCACACAAACCGGACAAAATGAAGCAAAGAAGTATGGAGTCGATCTAAGATATCTTCCGTATGAGATGTTTCTGCCGTTTTGGATCAAACCGCAAAAGATGGTGGTAGTGCTCGAAGCGGAGTTTTGGTATATGCTTTTTGCCGTAGTGGCAGCAAGAGGCGGGAAAGTCGTGCTTTTAAATGCGCGTATCTCAGATAAAAGCGTTAAAAAGTATATGAAGATGGGCTGGTTTTACAGACGCCTGCTGGCAAACGTCGATAAGATCTTTTGCCAAAGCGAGATCGATGCATTTCGTTTTGAGACGTTGGGTGCTAAAGATATAGAGATAGTCGGAAACATCAAACTGGCTCAAAAGATCGAAAGCACAAAAGAGTATGAGAAACCGGACATCACTACCATAGTCGCGGCAAGTACTCACGATGGTGAAGAGAAGGTAGTCTTAGAGGGCTATAAAGAGTATATAAAAAACAATGCAGCCAAGCTCATAGTCGTTCCGCGTCATCCTGAAAGATTTGAAGCGGTATATAAGATCTTGGTTGAATTTTGTAATCAGAACAGCTTACATGTAAACCGTTTCAGTGAAGATAAAAGTTTATCTACAGAGATCGTTTTAGTAGATATGATGGGTGAACTCAACAACATCTATAAGATAAGCGATATCGCAGTCTTAGGCGGAGCGTTTAAAGAGGATGTCGGCGGGCATAATCCGCTCGAACCGGCTCATTTTGGGTGTAAGATCATAACAGGTAAACATTTTCACGATCAAAAAGAGCTGTTTAAGTATGTCCATCATGTTCAGTACATCGAAAACGATGAACTTTGCAATGCGTTGGAAGAGGCACAGAATCTACCTCCTTCATCTGTAGATGAGCAGATAGATTTGGATAGAGTGATAAAATACATAGAGAGTTAA
- the ffh gene encoding signal recognition particle protein translates to MFDTLTDSFTSAIKKIRFHDDEKSLTKATGELKKALLKADVNHKVVKDLIQNVELKTKLKGIGKDQFLEALRETLYSLLEVGGNKGFIFAPNPPTVILMTGLQGSGKTTTTGKLALYLKNKKKRVLVVAADLQRLAAVEQLRQITSKIEVELYEDEANKNPVEVVKAALAYADTKLFDVVLIDTAGRLAIDEELMSELKEVKTVAKPDEIFYVADSLTGQDSVKTAISFKEQIGIDGVILSKYDGDSKGGVALGLSSQVEVPLRFIGSGEKMEDLEVFIPERIVNRLMGLGDIEGLAEKTANIIDEKQAKAMTKKIKKGQFNFNDFLEQMESMKKMGSMKSLIGMIPGMSGMAGALKDFDLDNSQELKQIKAMVSSMTPKEREDPELLNNSRKQRIAQGCGLSQAEVNRVLKQFKNAGKMAKKFSSKKGMQDLQNMMSQMGGGGLNALRR, encoded by the coding sequence ATGTTTGATACATTGACCGACTCGTTTACATCTGCAATAAAAAAGATACGTTTTCATGATGATGAAAAGTCTCTTACAAAAGCAACGGGAGAGCTTAAAAAAGCTCTTTTAAAAGCTGATGTAAATCACAAAGTTGTAAAAGACCTAATACAAAATGTAGAGCTAAAGACAAAGCTAAAAGGGATCGGAAAAGATCAGTTCCTTGAAGCTTTAAGAGAGACTCTATACTCTCTTCTTGAAGTCGGCGGGAACAAAGGCTTCATTTTTGCACCGAATCCTCCGACAGTCATCCTTATGACAGGTCTTCAAGGTTCAGGGAAAACTACGACTACTGGAAAACTTGCACTTTATCTTAAAAACAAAAAGAAAAGAGTCCTAGTCGTTGCAGCCGATCTACAGCGTTTAGCAGCAGTCGAACAGCTTCGTCAGATAACTTCAAAGATCGAAGTAGAACTGTATGAAGATGAAGCAAATAAGAACCCTGTAGAGGTCGTAAAAGCGGCGCTGGCATATGCGGACACAAAACTTTTTGATGTCGTTCTTATAGATACGGCAGGCCGTCTGGCGATCGATGAAGAGTTGATGAGTGAGCTAAAAGAGGTTAAAACAGTTGCAAAACCTGACGAGATCTTTTATGTAGCCGATTCACTTACCGGTCAAGACTCGGTCAAAACTGCTATCAGCTTTAAAGAGCAGATAGGTATCGACGGGGTTATATTAAGTAAATACGACGGTGATTCAAAAGGCGGTGTCGCACTTGGACTTTCATCTCAGGTAGAAGTCCCTCTTCGTTTTATCGGTAGCGGTGAAAAGATGGAAGACCTTGAGGTCTTTATCCCGGAACGTATCGTAAACCGTCTAATGGGTCTTGGAGACATCGAAGGTCTGGCTGAAAAAACGGCTAATATCATCGATGAGAAACAAGCTAAAGCGATGACCAAAAAGATCAAAAAAGGTCAGTTTAATTTCAATGACTTTTTAGAGCAGATGGAAAGTATGAAAAAGATGGGAAGTATGAAATCTCTCATCGGTATGATCCCGGGTATGTCAGGTATGGCAGGAGCATTAAAAGACTTTGATCTGGATAACTCGCAAGAGCTGAAGCAGATCAAAGCGATGGTCTCGTCAATGACTCCAAAAGAGCGTGAGGACCCTGAACTTTTAAACAACTCTAGAAAACAGAGAATAGCACAAGGATGCGGACTTAGCCAAGCTGAGGTAAACCGTGTGTTAAAACAGTTTAAAAATGCGGGTAAGATGGCTAAGAAGTTCTCTAGCAAAAAAGGGATGCAGGATCTGCAGAACATGATGAGCCAGATGGGCGGCGGCGGATTGAACGCCCTGAGAAGATAA
- a CDS encoding zinc ribbon domain-containing protein gives MNKHLKQLIDLSEVDKEIDAFEPQIDEVNYKYEAALATKDNLDNEISSLEEEMKNEELKKHKNELHLAELSAKLEENKKKAAEIKTEREMKSLQLEEEIAKEQVTFANEEIVRLDKLITAKKEKLEELTQTRNELDANLSAIKADVDEKLASIEKARHEVFARKEKLVGGMNQKGLAFYQKIRRWAKNTTAVAVKEQACMGCFMHVNDKVYADVIKGEEIVTCPHCGRILYMAEGEEA, from the coding sequence ATGAACAAACACTTAAAACAACTAATAGACCTCTCAGAAGTTGACAAAGAGATAGACGCTTTTGAACCTCAGATAGACGAGGTTAACTATAAGTATGAAGCAGCTCTTGCAACAAAAGACAATTTAGACAATGAGATCTCATCTTTAGAAGAAGAGATGAAAAATGAAGAGTTGAAAAAACACAAAAACGAGCTTCATTTAGCTGAACTTTCTGCAAAGCTTGAAGAAAACAAGAAAAAAGCTGCAGAAATAAAAACTGAACGTGAGATGAAATCTTTACAACTTGAAGAAGAGATCGCTAAAGAGCAGGTCACTTTTGCTAATGAAGAGATCGTACGTTTAGATAAACTGATCACAGCAAAAAAAGAGAAGCTTGAAGAGTTGACTCAGACAAGAAATGAGTTAGACGCAAACTTGTCAGCGATCAAAGCTGATGTTGATGAAAAACTTGCAAGCATTGAAAAAGCTCGTCATGAGGTTTTTGCAAGAAAAGAGAAACTTGTAGGCGGGATGAACCAAAAAGGTCTTGCTTTTTATCAAAAGATTCGTCGCTGGGCTAAAAACACTACGGCAGTTGCAGTAAAAGAACAAGCATGTATGGGATGTTTTATGCATGTAAACGATAAAGTTTATGCGGACGTTATCAAAGGTGAAGAGATCGTTACATGTCCACACTGTGGTCGTATATTATATATGGCCGAGGGCGAAGAAGCATAG
- a CDS encoding RNA pseudouridine synthase, protein MEKDKAYKVLAAQEGISNNEAKSLIDRGLVYAGNKKVMIARGDIDTKTKFRVEKIEKIRPIFENDDLIVVDKPAFVNSDEVERQFKGAKLLHRLDRETSGVLMLVKNEEFREKAIKEFKKDTVYKEYSAWIDGILVESVDIDKGIITEKKNNKAYSKVSKKGKPARTEVTPEIVSGKKTKVKCVIHHGRTHQIRAHLRSIDFPIIGDEQYGGRRYKRVMLHARKVVLLGMTFEAPEPTAFKHFES, encoded by the coding sequence ATGGAAAAAGATAAAGCATATAAAGTATTGGCAGCCCAAGAGGGGATCTCGAATAACGAGGCAAAATCTCTTATAGACAGAGGTCTTGTCTACGCAGGCAATAAAAAAGTGATGATCGCCCGCGGAGATATCGATACTAAGACAAAGTTCAGAGTTGAAAAGATCGAAAAGATCAGACCTATTTTTGAAAACGATGACTTGATAGTCGTAGACAAACCGGCATTTGTAAACTCAGACGAAGTTGAGCGTCAGTTTAAAGGCGCGAAACTTCTTCACAGACTTGACCGTGAGACAAGCGGTGTTTTGATGCTTGTGAAAAATGAAGAGTTCCGTGAAAAAGCGATCAAAGAGTTTAAAAAAGACACTGTATATAAAGAGTACTCGGCTTGGATCGACGGTATCTTGGTAGAGAGTGTCGATATCGACAAAGGTATCATCACTGAGAAGAAGAACAACAAGGCTTATTCAAAAGTCTCTAAAAAGGGAAAACCTGCACGTACCGAGGTCACACCTGAGATCGTAAGCGGCAAAAAGACGAAGGTGAAGTGTGTGATCCATCACGGACGTACACACCAGATCCGTGCGCACTTAAGAAGCATCGATTTTCCGATCATCGGAGATGAGCAGTACGGCGGAAGACGTTACAAGCGTGTGATGCTTCATGCGAGAAAAGTAGTACTGTTGGGGATGACTTTCGAGGCTCCAGAACCGACAGCATTTAAGCACTTTGAATCATAA